One Peromyscus leucopus breed LL Stock chromosome 4, UCI_PerLeu_2.1, whole genome shotgun sequence genomic region harbors:
- the Chac1 gene encoding glutathione-specific gamma-glutamylcyclotransferase 1, whose protein sequence is MKQESAAQSNPPPSLSPAPSAQPSWEDGDPQALWIFGYGSLVWKPDFAYSDSRVGFVRGYSRRFWQGDTFHRGNDKMPGRVVTLLEDREGCTWGVAYQVQGEQVNEALKYLNVREAVLGGYDTKEVTFYPQDAPDQPLTALAYVATPQNPGYLGPAPEEVIATQILACRGFSGHNLEYLLRLADFMQLCGPQAQDEHLEAIVDAVGTMLPCSYLTEQALALV, encoded by the exons ATGAAGCAGGAGTCCGCAGCCCAGAGCAACCCACCTCCCTCACTGTCCCCTGCACCATCCGCGCAGCCCTCCTGGGAGGATGGCGACCCCCAAGCCCTGTGGATTTTCGGGTACGGCTCCCTAGTATGGAAGCCGGACTTTGCCTACAGCGACAGCCGTGTGGGCTTTGTACGGGGCTATAGCCGCCGGTTCTGGCAGGGAGACACTTTCCACAGGGGCAACGACAAGATG CCTGGCCGAGTGGTGACTCTCCTTGAAGATCGTGAG GGCTGCACTTGGGGCGTGGCGTACCAGGTTCAAGGGGAGCAGGTGAACGAGGCCCTGAAGTATCTGAATGTGCGAGAAGCAGTCCTCGGAGGCTATGACACTAAGGAAGTCACCTTCTATCCTCAGGATGCCCCTGACCAACCCCTCACAGCACTGGCCTATGTGGCCACCCCACAGAACCCTGGCTACCTGGGCCCTGCTCCAGAGGAGGTCATTGCCACACAGATTCTTGCCTGCCGGGGCTTCTCTGGCCACAACCTGGAGTACTTACTGCGTTTGGCCGACTTCATGCAGCTCTGTGGGCCTCAGGCCCAGGACGAGCACCTGGAAGCCATTGTGGACGCTGTAGGAACAATGCTGCCCTGCTCTTACCTCACCGAGCAGGCTCTGGCACTGGTTTGA